One genomic segment of Pedobacter endophyticus includes these proteins:
- a CDS encoding PKD domain-containing protein encodes MKKETTFQQYPFRNGLAIFAIALLLIWAGCKKETVIESKAGFNYEIIDQNFTVPVRISFVNTSTGAQNYEWTFEGGSPASSNKKEPGIVQFDQAGTYKVKLRAWNDDNESVKEVTIQLDSAVTANFDAVIQTNDFSPVQVKVTNKTIGASTYKWTFEGGTPASSEIQQPPTVNFVDTGFHNITLTVGNGRATFTKTKKIHVAPALAPGFDIVPSFADNDMEAPLTATLQNTTISGLTYTWTTTGGTIANTTATSPSIHFNDAGTYTVTLSANNGKETKKVERSITVLPNKNLRTFTDIKLGVNTAHGTIGSFFSTSLRKTFKKGDDLSSNGKYIDIVYFGLNQNFAYNKFLSPDSAAAYTFNAIPQAMSNKVVNVQENCACGSIMTSADFEGITNGIAFKDYTINPSAAGKKQFTNAAVPRIVLYQTADGRKGAIKIKQYMANGSQSYIVIDIKVQKTP; translated from the coding sequence ATGAAAAAAGAAACTACATTTCAGCAATATCCTTTCCGTAATGGGCTTGCCATTTTCGCTATTGCCTTGCTTTTGATCTGGGCGGGATGCAAAAAGGAGACAGTTATAGAATCGAAGGCCGGCTTCAATTACGAGATCATTGATCAGAACTTTACCGTTCCCGTAAGGATAAGCTTCGTAAACACCAGTACCGGCGCACAAAACTATGAATGGACATTTGAAGGAGGCAGCCCTGCCAGCTCCAACAAAAAAGAGCCCGGAATAGTACAGTTCGATCAGGCTGGAACCTACAAAGTGAAATTGAGGGCCTGGAACGACGATAATGAGAGCGTAAAAGAGGTAACCATACAGCTTGATAGCGCAGTAACTGCAAATTTTGATGCCGTTATCCAAACCAACGATTTTTCTCCCGTGCAGGTAAAAGTTACCAATAAGACCATCGGGGCAAGTACATATAAATGGACGTTTGAGGGCGGTACGCCTGCAAGTTCAGAAATTCAACAACCACCCACGGTCAATTTTGTGGATACCGGCTTCCATAACATTACCCTTACCGTGGGCAATGGCAGGGCCACCTTTACCAAAACAAAGAAGATCCATGTAGCGCCTGCCCTTGCCCCGGGCTTTGATATCGTTCCCTCATTTGCCGACAACGATATGGAGGCACCATTAACTGCGACCCTACAAAATACAACTATTAGCGGGTTAACGTACACCTGGACCACTACAGGCGGAACCATTGCCAATACAACCGCCACAAGCCCAAGCATACATTTTAACGACGCCGGAACCTACACCGTTACGTTAAGTGCGAACAATGGTAAGGAGACTAAAAAGGTTGAGCGCAGCATTACCGTTTTGCCAAATAAAAATCTGCGCACTTTTACCGATATCAAGCTGGGGGTGAATACCGCACACGGCACCATCGGAAGCTTCTTTTCGACCAGTTTACGTAAAACATTTAAAAAGGGTGATGATTTGAGCAGCAATGGAAAATATATCGATATCGTATACTTTGGCCTCAACCAGAACTTTGCCTATAACAAGTTCCTCTCGCCCGATTCGGCAGCTGCCTATACTTTTAACGCCATTCCGCAGGCCATGAGCAATAAGGTCGTCAATGTTCAGGAAAACTGTGCATGTGGAAGCATAATGACCAGTGCCGATTTTGAAGGCATAACCAATGGCATTGCCTTTAAGGATTACACGATCAACCCAAGTGCCGCGGGCAAAAAGCAATTTACCAATGCTGCCGTACCCCGAATAGTCCTTTACCAAACCGCCGATGGCAGAAAGGGCGCCATCAAGATCAAGCAATACATGGCCAACGGTAGCCAATCCTATATCGTGATCGATATCAAGGTACAAAAAACACCCTAA
- a CDS encoding regulatory protein RecX, protein MKSGNTDSTILDKKQALAKAEHFCAYQERSQKEVRYKLVEWGMRGDELEEVLSELIVNNFLNEERFAKQYASGKFGIKKWGRIKIKQGLKLKGVPDRILQKALYSLDDDDYMETLQTLALKKAGVMQESNPIKKKMKLVAYLQGRGFETDLILLALKASNLN, encoded by the coding sequence ATGAAAAGCGGTAACACGGATTCAACAATATTAGATAAAAAGCAGGCGTTGGCAAAGGCCGAGCATTTTTGTGCTTATCAAGAACGTTCGCAAAAAGAGGTGCGCTATAAGTTGGTAGAATGGGGCATGCGTGGCGATGAACTGGAAGAGGTTTTAAGCGAACTTATTGTCAATAATTTTTTAAATGAGGAACGTTTCGCCAAACAGTATGCTTCGGGTAAGTTCGGTATAAAAAAATGGGGACGGATCAAAATTAAACAGGGTCTGAAGCTCAAGGGCGTTCCGGATAGGATTTTACAAAAAGCACTGTATAGCCTCGATGACGACGATTATATGGAAACTTTGCAAACCCTGGCGCTCAAAAAGGCTGGCGTGATGCAAGAATCGAACCCGATAAAGAAAAAAATGAAGCTGGTGGCTTACCTTCAGGGAAGAGGATTTGAAACTGATTTAATTTTACTTGCACTGAAAGCCAGCAATTTAAATTAA
- a CDS encoding TonB-dependent receptor: protein MNIIHYFSQKEHGLKLRMRGSALCLNLRPVLSTFSSQLWSFSFKLTLALVFSLLAFSFSSKAQNINIESLKGIGKAKPIRVSGGINANSVMFAGNGATMRSPFTYFLQGSVNANLFGQINLPFSFNLTNSGHGFSYPTLPNRLSLNPTYKWISGHIGDVSMTFSPYTLNGHQFRGLGFDLTPDGPWKVSAMYGRLNKAVEYDPMVNNAQPGYKRMGYGAKVGFEKTKYMVGLTVFRAKDEISSLVNRPDSLLIFPQSNLVMSWEARVKPMKGLELSTEFATSGLTRDLRDTSEKAGRRNYLNLLSKGNASTAYYNAFKSQLNYSYKKSTLGVGYERVAPGYQTLGAYYFNSDLENITVNMSQVFLKDKANIAVNVGFQRDDLDHNKASGTRRFVGSANLGYNPSEKVQTTVSYSNFQTYMNMRPQFDYINQASQFQNIDTLNYIQISQNANANVNWMTRKNEKQTQALNLNLSFQDATDQQGGIVANGNASQFYNLAAAYNVVLIKQGMGFTLAYNTSYNTIGKNDFLTMGPTLSVNAKFLKKTLVTGFSTSYNLSNSLGVRQSSVLNIRANASYVVLKKHNLNFSLMNQNRNLVSKGKTNDMTATLGYGYSFK from the coding sequence ATGAACATAATACATTATTTCAGCCAAAAAGAACATGGTTTAAAGCTTAGAATGAGGGGTTCAGCGCTATGTCTCAACTTGCGCCCTGTTCTTTCTACTTTCAGCTCTCAGCTTTGGTCTTTCAGTTTTAAGCTCACCCTTGCTTTAGTCTTTTCGCTTTTAGCTTTCAGCTTTAGCTCGAAGGCACAGAACATCAATATAGAAAGCTTAAAAGGGATTGGCAAGGCAAAGCCCATTCGGGTAAGTGGCGGGATCAATGCCAATAGTGTCATGTTTGCCGGAAACGGCGCCACCATGCGTAGTCCCTTTACCTACTTTTTGCAGGGCAGCGTAAATGCGAACTTGTTCGGGCAAATCAACCTCCCTTTCAGCTTTAACCTGACCAATAGCGGCCATGGCTTTAGCTACCCGACGCTGCCCAACCGATTGAGCCTAAACCCCACCTATAAGTGGATATCTGGGCATATTGGCGATGTCTCGATGACATTCTCGCCCTATACCCTCAATGGCCACCAGTTCAGGGGGCTCGGCTTCGACCTAACTCCCGACGGCCCATGGAAGGTTAGCGCTATGTATGGCCGGCTGAACAAGGCGGTGGAATACGACCCGATGGTTAACAACGCACAGCCGGGCTACAAAAGGATGGGTTACGGGGCGAAAGTGGGTTTTGAAAAGACGAAATACATGGTCGGTTTGACCGTATTTAGGGCAAAGGACGAAATAAGCTCACTGGTAAACAGGCCCGACAGCCTATTGATCTTTCCGCAATCCAATCTGGTGATGAGCTGGGAGGCAAGGGTGAAGCCAATGAAGGGGCTGGAGCTATCTACAGAGTTCGCCACGAGCGGGCTTACCCGCGATCTCAGGGATACCAGTGAGAAGGCAGGGAGGAGAAACTATCTAAACCTGTTATCAAAGGGGAATGCCTCCACCGCTTATTACAACGCCTTCAAGTCGCAATTAAACTATAGCTATAAAAAAAGTACCCTGGGCGTGGGCTACGAGAGGGTGGCGCCCGGCTACCAAACCCTCGGTGCCTATTACTTCAACAGCGACCTTGAGAATATTACCGTAAATATGTCACAGGTTTTCTTAAAAGATAAGGCGAACATAGCCGTAAATGTGGGCTTTCAACGAGATGACCTCGATCACAACAAGGCATCGGGAACGCGGAGGTTTGTGGGGTCGGCCAATTTGGGCTATAATCCGAGCGAAAAGGTGCAGACCACTGTAAGTTACTCCAATTTTCAAACCTATATGAACATGCGGCCCCAGTTTGATTACATCAATCAAGCCTCGCAGTTTCAGAACATCGACACGCTGAACTATATTCAGATCTCGCAAAATGCCAATGCCAACGTAAACTGGATGACCAGAAAGAATGAAAAACAAACGCAGGCGCTCAACCTAAATCTGAGCTTTCAAGACGCCACAGACCAGCAGGGCGGCATTGTGGCCAATGGAAATGCTTCACAATTCTATAATCTTGCCGCAGCGTACAATGTGGTCCTAATAAAGCAGGGGATGGGTTTTACGCTTGCCTATAATACGAGTTATAATACCATCGGGAAGAACGATTTCCTTACCATGGGTCCTACTTTGTCGGTAAACGCAAAGTTCTTAAAAAAAACATTGGTTACAGGGTTCTCAACCTCCTACAACCTGAGTAATTCGTTGGGGGTAAGGCAGAGTAGCGTATTAAACATAAGGGCCAATGCATCGTATGTGGTATTGAAAAAACATAACCTCAACTTCAGCTTAATGAATCAAAACAGAAACCTGGTGAGCAAGGGCAAAACCAACGATATGACGGCGACCTTGGGATACGGATATAGTTTTAAATAA
- a CDS encoding fibronectin type III domain-containing protein produces MIKRDKNKFVVGSTESGVGSPQSGCLSQLQKRNVAPENMQKASLLGRLALHFQAMGFTLNLKPFAFYLITIFGLLALGLNGQAQIYPVQVTPVLVPPYSLNTSDYYNGTTERLAIVLTNTDLQKPVLSVRLRMYIEGQNAKLQSKDGVYYPTITLDAGIPQRISLGDLAPYFNVDNLNFSGITRSMYAQNSKLPEGFYSFCFEAIEVYTGQVLSRKSCSMAYITLSDPPLLNIPVKGESIASREVQNIIFQWTPRNLGSPNGAFNTEYEFTLKELWDTGIAPEAAFHSTQPLYQVTVRPTTLLMGPAEPQLIPGKRYAWRVRAVSTSPMGEQLDSYRNNGFSEIYWFTYQSDCRPPLAINSSVTSGRVTISWTPDPTNNGTPAGGYTLQYRERSLSGSKWYSVNTLENRAVLYDLKPGTTYEYRVGSSCVAGNIGIGTDQTTYSDILTLEISGNPNDTRTVNCGMISPEIAIANRTPIQALNQGDLIMAGSFPVKITRVSPSGGGWEGEGYVTIPMLGQANVKVRFSGIQVNTERQLFAGVIETTYDPNEKQIAAVKEIYDDLKGLVAGIINLIKKREEFTDQYKGTAADKKAAAERNAEEDKAYDALAQSPYLTDAEKKELKEEQKSKAEGYAGLAGDKDCDGNEIKPKKGPYNLFLDYRDVDCFKEKIAKATKIKEYAEKAREREKSLGLEETAHSYKLTKATTFLSPANKIFTLPTDSKIFFYCVDYTSFVNGALYGFALPNGDYYAFKPRDIVGSNFSGYHKVIGGTFGEAYLDNNTYPTGKQILTYIHGFTDETTNENKYQLIEGELDVTADQIDSKYLSGKAHDFEYDTNGNIVATVTAKSPCKIKPQKKNTEPFEINSPGKYTAKAKFDKETNKWTAEVKLDPNLAKNPKIEQKAAAFEKQMSELATEKLNELDGPNGKKTQSVSDTSGFYVKDMNGAEWVRTIGDLGSNVWEEAALPKDYWNEDEVSHKTSTVRMPALFTGVGDGVIEEVTEYPQLIKLGYDVATKEKIRTALWTSVKNISLESIKDASVKFYEEKKANYTSNKPYILNHTVGKDAVQLVSVIIGVGGIKKVAGNIDDGVEKVGKEIISEVDDVLIKQLDGADGLAKKSLKEAIEKGDFDKELVEDLTNEVNDIAVSKGRKLSWDEIKVLFKRGNDFNDKGRLVYQFNEVNLVDGKRLDSYIPGKEIVSRKATTLSKIKSETFENYLKELTMKYQKGKAIKSLKYGKGFENKVLEGEYFLEIPTSNKLFFEGSQKFKDLAKKYNVTIKYLDE; encoded by the coding sequence ATGATTAAAAGAGACAAGAATAAGTTTGTAGTTGGGAGTACAGAGTCTGGAGTTGGGAGCCCGCAGTCCGGATGCTTAAGCCAGTTGCAAAAAAGAAATGTGGCCCCTGAAAATATGCAAAAGGCATCCCTTTTGGGAAGGCTGGCGTTGCATTTTCAGGCTATGGGTTTTACCTTAAACCTTAAGCCTTTCGCCTTCTACCTCATCACGATATTCGGCCTTTTGGCCCTTGGTTTAAATGGCCAAGCCCAAATCTACCCCGTACAGGTAACCCCCGTGCTCGTACCGCCCTACTCGTTAAACACCAGCGATTACTACAACGGCACCACCGAGCGGCTGGCCATCGTGCTCACCAATACCGATCTGCAAAAGCCCGTGCTGAGCGTGCGCCTGCGCATGTACATCGAGGGGCAAAATGCCAAGCTCCAAAGCAAGGACGGCGTTTACTACCCAACCATTACCCTCGATGCAGGCATCCCCCAGCGCATCAGCCTCGGCGACCTTGCACCCTACTTCAATGTAGACAACCTCAACTTCTCCGGCATCACCCGATCCATGTACGCCCAGAACAGTAAGCTGCCCGAGGGCTTTTACTCCTTCTGCTTTGAGGCCATAGAGGTATACACCGGGCAGGTGCTCAGCCGCAAGAGCTGTAGCATGGCCTACATTACCCTGAGCGACCCGCCACTGCTCAACATCCCTGTAAAGGGCGAAAGCATTGCCAGCAGGGAGGTGCAGAACATTATCTTCCAATGGACGCCCCGCAACCTCGGCAGCCCCAATGGCGCCTTTAATACCGAGTACGAGTTTACCCTAAAGGAGCTTTGGGATACCGGCATTGCCCCCGAGGCCGCCTTTCACAGCACCCAGCCGCTCTATCAGGTAACCGTTAGGCCAACCACGTTATTAATGGGCCCTGCCGAGCCACAGCTCATCCCCGGCAAGCGCTACGCCTGGCGGGTACGGGCCGTAAGCACCTCGCCTATGGGCGAGCAGCTCGACAGCTACCGCAATAACGGCTTTAGCGAGATCTACTGGTTTACCTACCAGAGCGATTGCAGGCCACCGCTCGCCATCAACTCCAGTGTAACCAGTGGCCGGGTAACCATCAGCTGGACGCCCGACCCCACCAATAACGGAACGCCCGCAGGCGGCTACACCCTGCAATACCGCGAGCGCAGCCTCAGCGGTTCGAAATGGTATAGCGTAAATACGCTCGAGAACAGGGCCGTGCTATACGACCTCAAGCCCGGCACGACCTACGAATACCGCGTGGGCAGCAGCTGTGTGGCAGGCAATATTGGCATCGGCACCGACCAGACAACCTATTCGGATATCCTGACGCTGGAGATCAGCGGCAACCCGAACGATACGCGGACGGTAAACTGCGGGATGATCAGTCCGGAGATTGCCATTGCCAACCGCACGCCGATACAAGCCTTAAACCAGGGAGATTTGATTATGGCGGGCAGCTTCCCGGTAAAGATTACTCGCGTCTCCCCCTCTGGGGGAGGTTGGGAGGGGGAAGGTTATGTTACCATCCCCATGCTGGGGCAGGCAAACGTAAAGGTGCGCTTTTCGGGCATACAGGTAAATACCGAAAGGCAGCTGTTTGCGGGGGTGATTGAAACGACCTATGATCCGAACGAGAAGCAGATTGCGGCTGTAAAAGAGATTTATGATGATTTAAAAGGACTCGTTGCTGGAATAATCAACCTGATTAAGAAAAGAGAGGAATTTACAGACCAATACAAAGGTACTGCCGCCGATAAAAAAGCAGCAGCAGAAAGAAATGCAGAGGAGGACAAGGCATACGATGCGCTTGCGCAAAGCCCATACTTGACCGATGCAGAAAAAAAGGAACTGAAGGAAGAACAAAAGAGTAAGGCAGAAGGTTATGCCGGACTTGCTGGCGATAAGGATTGCGACGGCAATGAGATAAAGCCCAAAAAAGGTCCTTATAACCTGTTCCTCGATTATAGGGACGTAGATTGCTTTAAGGAGAAAATAGCCAAGGCCACCAAGATCAAGGAATATGCCGAAAAAGCCAGGGAAAGGGAAAAATCATTAGGCCTTGAAGAGACTGCCCATAGCTATAAGCTTACCAAGGCGACAACATTTTTAAGTCCAGCCAATAAGATATTTACGCTGCCCACAGATTCAAAAATATTCTTTTACTGTGTGGATTACACCTCATTTGTAAATGGTGCCCTTTATGGGTTCGCATTACCAAACGGCGATTATTACGCATTTAAGCCAAGGGATATTGTTGGCAGCAATTTTAGCGGCTACCATAAGGTTATCGGCGGCACGTTTGGAGAAGCCTACCTAGATAACAACACTTACCCTACTGGTAAGCAAATACTAACTTATATACACGGCTTTACCGATGAAACCACTAATGAGAACAAATATCAGCTTATAGAGGGCGAGCTTGACGTTACAGCCGACCAAATCGACTCGAAATATTTGAGCGGAAAAGCCCATGACTTCGAGTACGATACGAATGGAAACATCGTGGCAACGGTAACGGCAAAGAGCCCTTGCAAGATTAAGCCACAGAAAAAGAACACCGAGCCGTTCGAGATAAACTCGCCCGGAAAGTACACCGCAAAGGCAAAATTTGATAAGGAAACCAATAAGTGGACTGCCGAGGTTAAGCTTGACCCTAACCTAGCCAAAAACCCCAAGATCGAACAGAAAGCTGCCGCCTTTGAAAAGCAGATGAGCGAACTGGCCACCGAGAAGCTGAACGAGCTAGATGGACCAAATGGTAAAAAAACACAGTCCGTATCGGATACCAGCGGTTTCTATGTAAAGGATATGAACGGTGCAGAATGGGTGAGAACCATTGGCGATTTGGGAAGCAACGTATGGGAAGAAGCGGCTTTGCCAAAGGACTATTGGAATGAGGACGAGGTTAGCCATAAAACCTCTACCGTTAGGATGCCTGCCCTATTTACCGGTGTGGGCGATGGAGTAATAGAAGAAGTAACTGAATATCCACAATTGATTAAGCTGGGCTATGATGTTGCTACAAAGGAAAAGATAAGAACAGCACTGTGGACTAGTGTAAAGAATATTTCATTGGAGAGCATAAAAGACGCCTCTGTAAAGTTCTACGAAGAGAAGAAAGCCAACTACACTAGCAACAAGCCTTACATCCTTAACCATACGGTAGGTAAAGACGCCGTACAACTGGTTAGTGTAATTATTGGCGTAGGTGGAATAAAAAAAGTAGCAGGCAATATAGATGACGGCGTTGAGAAAGTTGGCAAAGAAATAATTTCAGAGGTAGACGATGTGCTGATAAAGCAACTTGATGGAGCAGATGGCCTTGCCAAAAAATCATTAAAAGAAGCTATTGAAAAAGGAGATTTTGATAAGGAACTTGTTGAAGACCTAACCAATGAAGTAAATGATATTGCTGTTAGCAAAGGTAGAAAGCTTTCTTGGGATGAAATAAAAGTGTTGTTTAAAAGAGGTAATGATTTTAATGATAAGGGTAGATTGGTATATCAATTTAATGAAGTTAACTTAGTAGATGGAAAAAGATTAGATTCCTATATCCCTGGCAAAGAAATTGTATCTCGTAAAGCGACGACTTTAAGTAAAATAAAATCTGAAACTTTCGAAAATTATTTAAAAGAACTGACAATGAAATATCAAAAAGGGAAAGCTATTAAGTCTCTGAAATATGGTAAAGGATTTGAAAATAAGGTGTTAGAAGGTGAATATTTTTTAGAAATTCCTACCTCAAACAAATTGTTTTTTGAAGGAAGTCAAAAATTTAAAGACTTGGCAAAAAAATATAATGTTACAATAAAATACTTAGATGAATAA
- the porV gene encoding type IX secretion system outer membrane channel protein PorV, whose protein sequence is MNGVKYGLLTAALLLAVMPLCAQTVSGVQTDGTRQSNIVTAVPFLLITPQARAGAMGNAGVALDAGADAPAINMAALAFLPTGCSGVSLSYSPWLKTLVPDMSLGYLSGYYRLSDKNTIAASFRYFSLGAIQFTDSQFQSLGTYNPNELALDVGYSRNMGPDFAMGGTLRFIYSNLYSGQFSNGGQAQAGKALAADVSAIYKREVSLFSTAAIWSAGINLSNIGTKVSYSTEGPAYFLPANFKIGTAVTLLPDNDSRLSFALDLHKLMAPTQPIYDADGNITSGKDPNRSVPAGIFGSFADAPGGFGEEMREIGISTGFEYSYQQKFALRAGYNYQDPQKGNSRYLTLGAGFKYNIFNIDFSYLAGSTSKSPLANTLRFTLQANFGQPQKK, encoded by the coding sequence ATGAATGGAGTAAAATACGGATTATTGACAGCGGCACTGCTTTTAGCGGTAATGCCCCTCTGTGCCCAAACTGTTTCGGGCGTACAGACAGACGGAACGCGGCAGAGCAACATTGTTACCGCAGTTCCCTTCCTGCTCATTACCCCGCAGGCCAGGGCAGGCGCCATGGGCAATGCAGGCGTAGCACTGGATGCTGGGGCCGATGCTCCCGCCATTAACATGGCCGCACTGGCCTTTTTGCCAACGGGCTGCTCTGGAGTGTCACTATCCTATAGCCCCTGGCTAAAAACATTGGTGCCCGATATGAGCCTCGGCTACCTAAGCGGATATTATCGCCTCAGCGATAAGAACACCATTGCCGCATCGTTTCGCTATTTCTCCCTTGGGGCAATACAATTTACCGATAGCCAGTTTCAAAGCCTCGGTACCTACAACCCGAACGAACTGGCATTAGATGTGGGCTACAGCCGAAACATGGGGCCCGATTTTGCCATGGGCGGAACGCTGCGCTTCATTTACAGCAATCTGTACAGCGGCCAATTCTCAAACGGTGGACAGGCACAGGCGGGCAAGGCGCTGGCTGCCGATGTTTCTGCGATCTATAAAAGGGAGGTCTCGCTTTTCAGCACCGCTGCCATATGGTCGGCGGGGATAAACTTGTCCAACATTGGCACCAAGGTAAGCTACAGCACCGAGGGGCCTGCCTATTTCCTGCCCGCCAATTTTAAGATCGGCACAGCGGTTACCTTATTGCCCGATAATGATAGCAGATTGAGCTTCGCCCTCGACCTCCACAAGCTCATGGCACCCACGCAACCCATTTACGATGCCGATGGCAACATTACCAGCGGTAAAGACCCCAACCGCTCGGTACCCGCCGGCATATTTGGCTCCTTTGCCGATGCACCTGGTGGCTTTGGCGAGGAGATGAGGGAAATCGGTATTTCTACAGGTTTCGAGTACAGCTATCAGCAAAAGTTTGCCCTCAGGGCAGGATACAATTACCAAGACCCGCAAAAGGGAAACAGCCGATACCTGACCTTGGGCGCCGGCTTTAAGTATAATATCTTCAATATCGATTTTTCCTACCTCGCAGGGAGCACCAGCAAGAGCCCTCTGGCAAATACCTTAAGGTTTACCCTGCAGGCCAATTTTGGCCAGCCTCAAAAGAAATAG